The following nucleotide sequence is from Synergistota bacterium.
CGCAATAAGCTCTCTCTCAGCGAGGGGCTCCCTCGTGGCAACGGACTCATTGGCTTCCTAAAAAACAACCAGTAATAAAGAGCGCTACCTCCAACCATAAGTGGCAGTTTCCCCCTTTCTGAGATCTCGTCTATTATCCTGTGGGCGTCCGAACAGAAATCACCAGCTGTATAGACTTCGTCAGGATAAACGATATCTATAAGATGATGAGGTACTTTCTTCCTCTCTTCGAGAGAGGGTTTAGCAGTACCTATATCCATGAGCTTATATATCTGCCTCGAATCAACGGAGATTATCTCGCAATTAAACTTCTGCGCTATCTCGAAAGAAGCCTCAGTTTTTCCAACAGCGGTTGGTCCCAGAAGAACCAAAACTATCTTTTCATCCATCTTTCTATTTCCTCATAGCTTATTAGATAAGTTAACGCCCTGCCATGCGGGCATAACTCAAACTCACCAAATTCAGCAAGCTCATCAAGCAAAGATTGAAGCTCCTCAATGCTTTCAACAGCTCCAAGCTTAGGAGCAGCACGACAGGCAAGATCAGCCCACGCCTTGGATAACTCAAAGCTACCTTCTTTCAAAAGAGATCTTATGACTTCATGCCAATCTATCCCCAGCTCCGAGATAGGCGATGGAACCCCCCTCAAGATATAAACGTTCTTACCAAATTCCTCGATATCAAAGCCTATTTCTCTGAAAAAGCCAATCTTCTCCCTCAGAATAGAAGCAGTGTAAAGATCGAGCTGGATCGGTATAGACATAACAAGCTGAACTACCGATCTCATGGACTTTAGCTTCTCAAAAATAAGCCTCTCGGCTACGGCATGAGGATCCACCACAACGATGCCATCCGGAGATTCAGCTATGAAATATCCACGCGAGGAGCGAGCTAAAACTTTAATTTTACTCCTTTTAGGAGCTTTGAAAATCTCGTAATCAAAGAGGCTCTCCCTGAGGCTCAGGGATGCACTCCCTTTGCCTTTCTCTACAGCAGGAGTTATGGAGACATAACGCTCGGGAGACTCAATCAAGGTCTCTTCCATAGAAAAAGCTCCCATTATCGCTGACTTAACGATAGAGTAAACCCTTTGAGGCTCAAGAAAGCGGATTTCGAGTTTAGCAGGATGAACGTTCTGATCAAGCAAACTTGGAGGGAGCCTCAGCGTGATAAAACCTCTGACCGGAAAGCGCCCAGGAGGTATGGAAAGAGCATCTATTATGGCTTTTTTTATCAGCTTGTCCCTCACAGGTCTACCATTTATGACAATGAAAAGCTCTCCTGCTCCCTCAGGCAATATTGAAATCGATCCCGAAACTATATACCCCCCTTTCTCGAAAAATATATCTCTCTTTCCCCTTAAAAATCCCTCACCGAATATCTCACGAAGGGTTTCCTCAACGCTTTTACCACTTGCTAAAAATAACTTACCATCTTTGTAAATAAAAAACTTTATAGATGGAAAGGCTAGAATATATGCTATTGCTACCTTCAGGGCTCTGCTCCACTCAGCAGAAGCGCTCTTAAGAAGTCGTCGTCTTAAAGGAAAATTGTAAAAAAGGGAGCGAACTGAAATGCTCGTTCCCTCGGGGAAAAAACCCTTTTCTCTTCTTACCAATTTGCCCCCCTCAAGCAGAGCCCTCGTTCCTTTTTCCTCGCCCCTCGCACGAGTGATAAGCTCTACCTTTGAAATCTCTGCAATACTTGGCAAAGCCTCGCCTCTGAAGCCAAGGCTTTTCAAGCTTTTTATATCATCCAGGTTCGAAATCTTA
It contains:
- the mutL gene encoding DNA mismatch repair endonuclease MutL; the encoded protein is MGRIAELPPDVVSKIAAGEVIERPASVVKELIENSIDASATEIRVYIDDGGKELIRVKDNGEGILSEDVELAFRRHATSKISNLDDIKSLKSLGFRGEALPSIAEISKVELITRARGEEKGTRALLEGGKLVRREKGFFPEGTSISVRSLFYNFPLRRRLLKSASAEWSRALKVAIAYILAFPSIKFFIYKDGKLFLASGKSVEETLREIFGEGFLRGKRDIFFEKGGYIVSGSISILPEGAGELFIVINGRPVRDKLIKKAIIDALSIPPGRFPVRGFITLRLPPSLLDQNVHPAKLEIRFLEPQRVYSIVKSAIMGAFSMEETLIESPERYVSITPAVEKGKGSASLSLRESLFDYEIFKAPKRSKIKVLARSSRGYFIAESPDGIVVVDPHAVAERLIFEKLKSMRSVVQLVMSIPIQLDLYTASILREKIGFFREIGFDIEEFGKNVYILRGVPSPISELGIDWHEVIRSLLKEGSFELSKAWADLACRAAPKLGAVESIEELQSLLDELAEFGEFELCPHGRALTYLISYEEIERWMKR